A genomic segment from Mustela lutreola isolate mMusLut2 chromosome 15, mMusLut2.pri, whole genome shotgun sequence encodes:
- the RFFL gene encoding E3 ubiquitin-protein ligase rififylin isoform X3: MEKRERRRGGQSGDFIMWATCCNWFCLDGQPEEAPPAQGARTQAYSNPGYSSFPSPTGSEPSCKACGAHFANMARKQTCLDCKKNFCMTCSSQVGNGPRLCLLCQRVRATAFQREELMKMKVKDLRDYLSLHDVSTEMCREKEELVLLVLGQQPVISQEGRTRAPTLSPDFPEHQAFRTQPQASTVPPTSARLPSSPAQATSVFPAQAQESQQSVDSEDSFVPGRRASLSDLTDLEDIEGLTVRQLKEILARNFVNYKGCCEKWELMERVTRLYKDQKGLQHLVCGAEDQNGGAVPPSVEENLCRICMDSPIDCVLLECGHMVTCTKCGKRMNECPICRQYVIRAVHVFRS, translated from the exons ATTTTATCATGTGGGCAACCTGCTGCAACTGGTTCTGCTTGGATGGACAGCCTGAGGAGGCCCCACCGGCACAGGGAGCCAGGACACAGGCCTACTCCAACCCTGGGTAcagctccttcccttccccaacgGGCTCGGAACCAAGCTGCAAGGCCTGTGGGGCCCACTTCGCAAACATGGCCAGGAAG CAGACCTGCCTCGACTGCAAGAAAAATTTCTGCATGACCTGTTCGAGCCAAGTGGGGAACGGGCCCcgcctctgcctcctctgccagCGAGTCCGAGCCACGGCCTTTCAGCGGGAGGAGCTCATGAAGATGAAGGTGAAGGACCTGAGGGACTATCTCAGCCTCCATGACGTCTCTACCGAAATGTGCCGGGAGAAAGAGGAGCTGGTGCTCCTGGTGCTTGGTCAGCAGCCTGTAATCTCTCAGGAGGGCAGGACTCGCGCCCCCACCCTGTCCCCGGACTTCCCCGAGCACCAGGCCTTCCGGACGCAGCCTCAGGCCAGCACAGTACCTCCTACCTCGGCGAGACTCCCCTCTTCGCCTGCACAAGCCACCTCTGTGTTCCCCGCCCAGGCTCAGGAAAGCCAGCAG TCTGTCGACTCAGAGGACAGCTTCGTCCCGGGCCGGAGGGCCTCCCTGTCTGACCTGACCGACCTGGAGGACATCGAAGGTCTGACCGTGCGGCAGCTGAAAGAGATCCTGGCGCGCAACTTCGTCAACTACAAGGGCTGCTGCGAGAAGTGGGAGCTGATGGAGAGGGTGACAAGGCTGTACAAGGACCAGAAGGGGCTCCAGCACCTGG tgTGTGGTGCTGAAGACCAAAACG gTGGAGCAGTGCCGCCCAGCGTGGAGGAGAACCTGTGCAGGATCTGCATGGACTCGCCCATTGACTGTGTCTTGCTGGAGTGCGGTCACATGGTCACCTGCACCAAGTGCGGCAAGCGCATGAATGAGTGTCCCATCTGTCGGCAGTATGTGATCCGAGCCGTGCACGTCTTCAGATCCTGA
- the RFFL gene encoding E3 ubiquitin-protein ligase rififylin isoform X1, producing MEKRERRRGGQSGDFIMWATCCNWFCLDGQPEEAPPAQGARTQAYSNPGYSSFPSPTGSEPSCKACGAHFANMARKQTCLDCKKNFCMTCSSQVGNGPRLCLLCQRVRATAFQREELMKMKVKDLRDYLSLHDVSTEMCREKEELVLLVLGQQPVISQEGRTRAPTLSPDFPEHQAFRTQPQASTVPPTSARLPSSPAQATSVFPAQAQESQQANGHVSQDQEEPVYLESTARAPAEEETQSVDSEDSFVPGRRASLSDLTDLEDIEGLTVRQLKEILARNFVNYKGCCEKWELMERVTRLYKDQKGLQHLVCGAEDQNGGAVPPSVEENLCRICMDSPIDCVLLECGHMVTCTKCGKRMNECPICRQYVIRAVHVFRS from the exons ATTTTATCATGTGGGCAACCTGCTGCAACTGGTTCTGCTTGGATGGACAGCCTGAGGAGGCCCCACCGGCACAGGGAGCCAGGACACAGGCCTACTCCAACCCTGGGTAcagctccttcccttccccaacgGGCTCGGAACCAAGCTGCAAGGCCTGTGGGGCCCACTTCGCAAACATGGCCAGGAAG CAGACCTGCCTCGACTGCAAGAAAAATTTCTGCATGACCTGTTCGAGCCAAGTGGGGAACGGGCCCcgcctctgcctcctctgccagCGAGTCCGAGCCACGGCCTTTCAGCGGGAGGAGCTCATGAAGATGAAGGTGAAGGACCTGAGGGACTATCTCAGCCTCCATGACGTCTCTACCGAAATGTGCCGGGAGAAAGAGGAGCTGGTGCTCCTGGTGCTTGGTCAGCAGCCTGTAATCTCTCAGGAGGGCAGGACTCGCGCCCCCACCCTGTCCCCGGACTTCCCCGAGCACCAGGCCTTCCGGACGCAGCCTCAGGCCAGCACAGTACCTCCTACCTCGGCGAGACTCCCCTCTTCGCCTGCACAAGCCACCTCTGTGTTCCCCGCCCAGGCTCAGGAAAGCCAGCAG GCCAATGGCCATGTGTCTCAGGACCAAGAGGAACCTGTCTACCTGGAGAGCACAGCCAGAGCACCTGCTGAGGAGGAGACCCAG TCTGTCGACTCAGAGGACAGCTTCGTCCCGGGCCGGAGGGCCTCCCTGTCTGACCTGACCGACCTGGAGGACATCGAAGGTCTGACCGTGCGGCAGCTGAAAGAGATCCTGGCGCGCAACTTCGTCAACTACAAGGGCTGCTGCGAGAAGTGGGAGCTGATGGAGAGGGTGACAAGGCTGTACAAGGACCAGAAGGGGCTCCAGCACCTGG tgTGTGGTGCTGAAGACCAAAACG gTGGAGCAGTGCCGCCCAGCGTGGAGGAGAACCTGTGCAGGATCTGCATGGACTCGCCCATTGACTGTGTCTTGCTGGAGTGCGGTCACATGGTCACCTGCACCAAGTGCGGCAAGCGCATGAATGAGTGTCCCATCTGTCGGCAGTATGTGATCCGAGCCGTGCACGTCTTCAGATCCTGA
- the RFFL gene encoding E3 ubiquitin-protein ligase rififylin isoform X2 translates to MWATCCNWFCLDGQPEEAPPAQGARTQAYSNPGYSSFPSPTGSEPSCKACGAHFANMARKQTCLDCKKNFCMTCSSQVGNGPRLCLLCQRVRATAFQREELMKMKVKDLRDYLSLHDVSTEMCREKEELVLLVLGQQPVISQEGRTRAPTLSPDFPEHQAFRTQPQASTVPPTSARLPSSPAQATSVFPAQAQESQQANGHVSQDQEEPVYLESTARAPAEEETQSVDSEDSFVPGRRASLSDLTDLEDIEGLTVRQLKEILARNFVNYKGCCEKWELMERVTRLYKDQKGLQHLVCGAEDQNGGAVPPSVEENLCRICMDSPIDCVLLECGHMVTCTKCGKRMNECPICRQYVIRAVHVFRS, encoded by the exons ATGTGGGCAACCTGCTGCAACTGGTTCTGCTTGGATGGACAGCCTGAGGAGGCCCCACCGGCACAGGGAGCCAGGACACAGGCCTACTCCAACCCTGGGTAcagctccttcccttccccaacgGGCTCGGAACCAAGCTGCAAGGCCTGTGGGGCCCACTTCGCAAACATGGCCAGGAAG CAGACCTGCCTCGACTGCAAGAAAAATTTCTGCATGACCTGTTCGAGCCAAGTGGGGAACGGGCCCcgcctctgcctcctctgccagCGAGTCCGAGCCACGGCCTTTCAGCGGGAGGAGCTCATGAAGATGAAGGTGAAGGACCTGAGGGACTATCTCAGCCTCCATGACGTCTCTACCGAAATGTGCCGGGAGAAAGAGGAGCTGGTGCTCCTGGTGCTTGGTCAGCAGCCTGTAATCTCTCAGGAGGGCAGGACTCGCGCCCCCACCCTGTCCCCGGACTTCCCCGAGCACCAGGCCTTCCGGACGCAGCCTCAGGCCAGCACAGTACCTCCTACCTCGGCGAGACTCCCCTCTTCGCCTGCACAAGCCACCTCTGTGTTCCCCGCCCAGGCTCAGGAAAGCCAGCAG GCCAATGGCCATGTGTCTCAGGACCAAGAGGAACCTGTCTACCTGGAGAGCACAGCCAGAGCACCTGCTGAGGAGGAGACCCAG TCTGTCGACTCAGAGGACAGCTTCGTCCCGGGCCGGAGGGCCTCCCTGTCTGACCTGACCGACCTGGAGGACATCGAAGGTCTGACCGTGCGGCAGCTGAAAGAGATCCTGGCGCGCAACTTCGTCAACTACAAGGGCTGCTGCGAGAAGTGGGAGCTGATGGAGAGGGTGACAAGGCTGTACAAGGACCAGAAGGGGCTCCAGCACCTGG tgTGTGGTGCTGAAGACCAAAACG gTGGAGCAGTGCCGCCCAGCGTGGAGGAGAACCTGTGCAGGATCTGCATGGACTCGCCCATTGACTGTGTCTTGCTGGAGTGCGGTCACATGGTCACCTGCACCAAGTGCGGCAAGCGCATGAATGAGTGTCCCATCTGTCGGCAGTATGTGATCCGAGCCGTGCACGTCTTCAGATCCTGA